taagaaattatattcacTCCTATtcataagaaattatatatatggtGGCTCCACCGTCGTTCTCTCTCTGCTCGATGATTCTCCTGAGCCTCTTTCTCTCTAGCTCCTGCGTAACTATTTCTCGATAGCAAAGATATGATTACGATCGCGCGCGTGCTctaattatcgaaatatatacgacaatcgCAATACTTTTAACGACACTCCGGACATTCTCTTCATGTATTTCATATAACACACACGCATGACACTCATTTTGCACTTCCGATACGCATTTTAACGTGTCCCAATGCACGGACGATACTTTGCACAGCACACCCGATATTAATACGCATTCTTGACATGCGTTTTGTCATTtcacgaaaaaagaaaatgacgggaaaagaaaaaacattacTTACGTATCTCCGAACCACTTGACACTCACCAATTTCGTGCGCCATCATTACCGCGGCAATGGTAAATGACACCAAGATACCGCAAGAGATTACTAGAGGTCACCAGATGTTGACTTATCGGTAGAGCTAATAAATTTCTTGAGTTGCTTGTTTCTCAGTTGTACGCTAAAAGGCGTGTCTGCGTTTTTACACCTGTGTTTACAAAAGCATACGTATAATAcagattgaaatttattttgttgtcaacaaaagaagagaaacagattttatggagtctgttaatttattagtgGAAACTGTTGATGGAGGGTAAATGAGTTCAATAGAAATTAGAAATCACCTTATATGATATGTgatttctatatatacatgtatgtgtgtgtgcgtgtgtgcattataatattctatattgttGTCTTTTTCTGCGTGTTAAGAGACGTCCGCACAAAGGAGGATGTTTGTCAGATTTTGGAGCTGGCTGCAATCAAGGAGAacgatttaaatattgtaacacAATGTCTATATTCCAcgcaaaattacaaaattgacaATTTGATGTTATTAGAAGTGGATAATCACATATTGGAAACATTAAACAAGGGAGACATGTACGTTCCtttacaatttgcaattattaaaactttcaaatttcaTAGAATCGATATCCATTTTGAACACTGACAATACAATTCCAATTCTGCAGagcaaaatgataaataattttatgatgatAGAATATCTTTTCGTGGTAACAAGCATGATGATGCTATACTGTGTACAAAAACTCGGACATATGAAGTCAAAGAGGCAGAGATATCCAATTCTTGGTTATTGGTACCAAACTTGAAGCTAAACCAAGCAACAAATGTAGAGGAAGTAACCGAGAGAATTATAGGAAGgcgaaatataaagaaaatatttacctcATATTATGAGGTACTTGCGACAtcttatgattaataatatataaatgaaatgtgtgtgtgagtTACACAACAAAcatataattctatttgtttaaaatgtttaaggTGAAGGAAACCAAGCCTAATCTGACAAATTTGTCTACTTTTCTCAATTCATCATCCTTTAATGGATTAGAATATGAATCTATGATAAACCCAAAAACATTGTACAGTTgggaaaaattacaaactGAATTACAAGCAAGTGATCATGAATTGAAACAGGCTTTAgcagattttttaatagcCGACATAAACGGTAATAATCTTATTtgttttcattatattaaaattatttcattcatacaaataacattgtttaatttaaaattttgcattaaggTTATTTACGTCTCGTATCATTCGATGTAGAAGCAAGGAGCCTGAATTTGATGTTGGATTATTTTGGAGAACAGTCTTGGGAACTTGATGAAGTAGATAAGGAGAGCACTTATGAATGCCTAAAAGAACTTATTCATGAACCAGTATTTAATGCTATATTCGAAAAGTATACACAAGTGAGCACGAAAACGAAAATTGATGGTAGTCCATtgtacatgtatgtatatgtgcaTAATACACTTAATAGTCAATAATTGGAGATTTAATAAAGTTGAACtgagaatttatatttcctaAATATGTAATCTGTTACATAGATATGATGAAAGAAAATGTTGTGCAATGATAGCAAGGATTCTTCTTGCTGCTTCTCCTGTTACTGAATACAAAGAATTTATGGAGACATGGACTATTGGAATTCCTGAAAGTATGTAATTAACAAGCTTGGAATAATGAATACGctagaaaatcttttttttaatcataaattgataattgttCACGGTTCTCTAGAGATGCAGCTGAAAGAAGAATATTTATGTGGAGCAGCTCTTGTAACGTACAATGCTTCAAAGATGCAGAAGGAGGTTGTATCTTGTCCAGAGGCCGACCTATCCAATAACATCCACAAGAGACTTAATGAACTTTTTCAAATCAAGGCTAAATGGACTGCTGAAGAAATAACACCTTATATTAtgtaagtaaaaaagaaagcaCCGTGTCCTAATTGCTTCGAGTTTTATGTAATCTTCTCTTTTAG
The nucleotide sequence above comes from Linepithema humile isolate Giens D197 chromosome 4, Lhum_UNIL_v1.0, whole genome shotgun sequence. Encoded proteins:
- the LOC105669178 gene encoding sister chromatid cohesion protein DCC1 isoform X1, which encodes MESVNLLVETVDGGDVRTKEDVCQILELAAIKENDLNIVTQCLYSTQNYKIDNLMLLEVDNHILETLNKGDIISFRGNKHDDAILCTKTRTYEVKEAEISNSWLLVPNLKLNQATNVEEVTERIIGRRNIKKIFTSYYEVKETKPNLTNLSTFLNSSSFNGLEYESMINPKTLYSWEKLQTELQASDHELKQALADFLIADINGYLRLVSFDVEARSLNLMLDYFGEQSWELDEVDKESTYECLKELIHEPVFNAIFEKYTQVSTKTKIDGSPLYIYDERKCCAMIARILLAASPVTEYKEFMETWTIGIPEKMQLKEEYLCGAALVTYNASKMQKEVVSCPEADLSNNIHKRLNELFQIKAKWTAEEITPYIMRFTKGTMNVNALLTKYARCSTKNGLKYYGSKHGK
- the LOC105669178 gene encoding sister chromatid cohesion protein DCC1 isoform X2, coding for MESVNLLVETVDGGDVRTKEDVCQILELAAIKENDLNIVTQCLYSTQNYKIDNLMLLEVDNHILETLNKGDIISFRGNKHDDAILCTKTRTYEVKEAEISNSWLLVPNLKLNQATNVEEVTERIIGRRNIKKIFTSYYEVKETKPNLTNLSTFLNSSSFNGLEYESMINPKTLYSWEKLQTELQASDHELKQALADFLIADINEARSLNLMLDYFGEQSWELDEVDKESTYECLKELIHEPVFNAIFEKYTQVSTKTKIDGSPLYIYDERKCCAMIARILLAASPVTEYKEFMETWTIGIPEKMQLKEEYLCGAALVTYNASKMQKEVVSCPEADLSNNIHKRLNELFQIKAKWTAEEITPYIMRFTKGTMNVNALLTKYARCSTKNGLKYYGSKHGK